One stretch of Thalassovita sp. DNA includes these proteins:
- a CDS encoding ATP-binding cassette domain-containing protein has protein sequence MQGRLIAGAGDIRLEGSSVGTLPVYAHRELGFGYMPQTSMVFDDLTVRENLNLSSNREAPDRYFERFPRLAERMDQPAATMSGGERKILAFVRTMIEDTKLIVLDEPSEGVQPENINHMADCLKERAAAGGGVLLCEQNLPFLTSISSWYLGLDAGTVVLDKPANEVSGADLR, from the coding sequence GTGCAAGGTAGGCTGATCGCAGGTGCAGGTGACATCCGATTAGAGGGAAGCTCTGTCGGCACGCTACCCGTGTATGCCCACCGCGAACTGGGTTTCGGTTACATGCCGCAAACATCCATGGTGTTTGATGATCTGACGGTCAGGGAGAACCTGAATCTGAGCTCCAATCGCGAAGCACCGGATCGGTATTTCGAACGGTTTCCAAGACTGGCGGAACGGATGGACCAACCTGCGGCCACCATGTCGGGCGGGGAGCGGAAAATTCTGGCCTTTGTCCGAACCATGATCGAAGACACCAAGCTGATCGTCCTTGACGAACCGTCAGAGGGTGTCCAGCCGGAGAACATCAACCACATGGCCGATTGCCTGAAGGAACGGGCGGCGGCGGGGGGCGGTGTTCTTTTGTGTGAACAGAACCTGCCCTTTCTGACCAGCATTTCTTCTTGGTATCTTGGATTGGACGCGGGAACGGTTGTTCTGGACAAACCGGCCAATGAGGTGTCGGGTGCGGATTTGAGGTAG